One segment of Poecile atricapillus isolate bPoeAtr1 chromosome 5, bPoeAtr1.hap1, whole genome shotgun sequence DNA contains the following:
- the RPRM gene encoding protein reprimo produces the protein MNGSAAGLPGGLRGSLGLPAGMNGSLGLPAGMNGSLGLPAGMNGSLGLPEAPNGSSAAAGLLEGAGGAALELERALRCCTAASVVTDGSGAAEERSLYIMRVVQIAVMCVLALTVAFGIFFLGCNLLIKSEGMINFLVKDRRPSKEVEAVVVGPY, from the coding sequence atGAACGGCTCGGCGGCGGGGCTGCCGGGGGGGCTCCGCGGCTCGCTGGGGCTCCCGGCGGGGATGAACGGCTCGCTGGGGCTCCCGGCGGGGATGAACGGCTCGCTGGGGCTCCCGGCGGGGATGAACGGCTCGCTGGGGCTCCCGGAGGCCCCGAACGGCTcctcggcggcggcggggctgcTGGAGGGGGCCGGGGGAGCGGCGCTGGAGCTGGAGCGGGCGCTGCGCTGCTGCACCGCAGCCTCCGTGGTGACCGACGGCAGCGGCGCGGCCGAGGAGCGCAGCCTGTACATCATGAGAGTGGTGCAGATCGCCGTCATGTGCGTGCTGGCCCTCACCGTGGCCTTCGGCATCTTCTTCCTCGGCTGCAACCTCCTCATCAAGTCCGAGGGCATGATCAACTTTCTGGTCAAGGACCGCCGCCCGTCCAAGGAGGTGGAGGCGGTGGTGGTGGGGCCGTACTGA